In Stigmatopora nigra isolate UIUO_SnigA chromosome 18, RoL_Snig_1.1, whole genome shotgun sequence, one genomic interval encodes:
- the itgb4 gene encoding integrin beta-4 isoform X2, with translation MERWTLHLSVGLGLLLLLTTFSSYTQANYCFDSRSKTCSECLQAGTGCAYCPEETFNGPRCDLQANILAQGCSAGAMIVAQSAMKIERNQQIDIRRAQSQVSPQQMSMSFLPGEEKMVDVEVFAPTKGPLDLYILMDFSNSMEDDLDNLKRMGQELASLVKKLSDDYTIGFGKFVDKVIEPQTDMRPEKLAKPWPNSDPPFSFENVIKLTNDLNFFTDELQKERISGNLDAPEGGFDAILQAAVCGDKIGWREHSTHLLVFSTESAFHYEADGANVLSGILPRNDEKCHLDGEGRYEKHTSQDYPSIPTLVRLLGKHNIIPVFAVTNHSYTYYKKLQTYFPIAEVGLLQEDSSNILQVMEMAFKSIRSKMSIRAEDRPKAFEAQFLSTAGKVAEYGAFDFKPGAIGKFKLRLKAQRTIDESPVCKMDVDEKEGRIRIKPTTFGSAVNVNARVLCPTCDCEKSAVRNAPRCHGNGDLVCGKCQCHDGWLSTFCNCSASASALDTGLCIGPGSTEPCSGRGDCLECGTCVCYKPDQFEGPYCQYDRTQCQRFGGFLCNDRGSCVMGRCVCSQGWEGNACQCPKSNQTCLDSNGGVCNGRGKCHCGLCECPESSFEMSSTCEPNFQATTLGVCEATRSCAQCQAWKTGEKKNKEECAKCSFRVTMVEELKEADKVLHKCTFRDEEDDCTYHYTVENSKFSASKDLEVQVLMKKDCPAGSLLWLLPLLLFLLLLLALLLLCCWKYCACCKTCCQSCLALLPCCRKGRTVGFKEDEYLLRHSLLTSDHLDTPMVRAGLLKGTDVVRWKVTDNVHRSPNHPQALIKPNPKETIEYPISLRVNRRFSENLSRPDSRDAEQLRKEVADNLNEVYKQIPGAQKIQKTSFRTQRNAGKRQDYTILDTILSAPRSSYPEIVRLTVRNVQSGRFNELKVLPGYYTVATDREATGVIEFQEGVESLDVHVPLFTKDEDDDKKQLLVEATDVPLGIAKIGKRLVNITIIKEHAPSIFSFLQPSYTYSRHDGVANIPIGREIVEDGRTQVSYRTRDLTAKDKKDYVTVDGDLTYGPGETQKTVPVRLLELGEKDALLDDRQVKQFVMDLSNPRQGAKLGRYPRTTITIADPPDPGAIMFKRGTQSFTTADSSYSIPVVRTRNRDGPATVKWRTKKGQRVDLSGTLKFNPGETEKTIVIDPRSHPVLAQPDSFQLELLEPSSNATVGERKTTVVNVVEGGPRSPELAQMQQKGLVSPKNSLPGGRLLAPGNPKAKATGPRSIRLNWDPPAGNPAGYKVKYWIYGDPEKDAQVLDVKTPHADLTNLYPYCDYEMRVSAYNASGNGNETDVVACQTLEDVPGEPGRLAFNVISPTVTQISWAEPAETNGDITAYEVLYTPIDDDMKQMGAAKKVKIDNPKKRMLLIENLVNAQTYQYKVRAKNSVGWGPYRDATINLASQPARPLSIPIIPDVPIVDAEAGDEYDSYLMYSNEVLKSPASSKTPSMSGDDYTTNGKWDQNFLFPGGSATRNLSSSSSPMSSFNSNYRGGSFSTENTTTHYMPGSPLRGDMMGGVSGMHTSEVVMRKRSERSYGEENIRDSIVMGDLANKFAEIGAYGLPGWQSHSHGQLGYNPSGGPRARTQSSEVNEALYDLERVLQEARLSPGVPDTPSRLVFSALGPTALKVSWQEPRCERDISGYSVAYQPLNGGETKRVNVTNPAENSVIIRDLLPNHSYLFKVKAQSQEGWGPEREGVITIESAVDPRSPLSPMPGSPFTLSTPSAPGPLVFTALSPDSLQLSWEKPRKPNGDILGYVVTCEQLHGGADTRSFQVGGDGAETRLTVPDLTENIPYKFKVQAQTTVGFGPEREGIITIESQDAGALSQFHNQSMTRREVFNMPSDMSTMSSISRTMINDPFFSDGMTTTTTTQHVESSGMMSRQVTKEVVQRSVMGATAVSQKMFYDS, from the exons ATGGAGAGATGGACATTACATCTCTCAGTGGGACTTGGACTTTTGCTCCTTCTCACCACTTTCTCCTCCTACACTCAAG CCAACTATTGCTTTGACAGCAGATCCAAGACCTGCTCGGAATGCCTGCAGGCGGGAACGGGCTGCGCTTACTGTCCCGAAGAG ACCTTTAATGGACCTCGCTGCGACCTGCAAGCAAACATCCTGGCTCAAGGCTGCAGCGCCGGCGCCATGATCGTAGCCCAGAGCGCCATGAAGATCGAAAGA AACCAACAGATTGACATCCGAAGGGCCCAGTCGCAGGTGTCCCCGCAGCAGATGAGCATGTCTTTCCTGCCGGGGGAGGAGAAGATGGTGGACGTGGAAGTTTTTGCTCCCACCAAAGGCCCCTTGGATCTCTACATCCTCATGGACTTCTCCAACTCCATGGAAGACGATTTGGACAACCTGAAGAGGATGGGCCAGGAGCTGG CGTCGCTGGTGAAGAAGCTGTCGGACGACTACACCATCGGTTTCGGGAAGTTTGTGGACAAAGTCATCGAGCCCCAAACCGACATGAGGCCCGAGAA ACTGGCCAAGCCGTGGCCCAATAGCGACCCGCCGTTCTCTTTCGAGAACGTCATCAAGCTGACCAACGACTTGAACTTCTTTACGGACGAGCTACAGAAGGAGAGAATCTCCGGCAACTTGGACGCCCCCGAAGGCGGCTTCGACGCCATCCTCCAGGCCGCCGTCTGCGGG GATAAGATCGGCTGGCGCGAACACAGCACCCACCTGCTGGTTTTCTCCACCGAGTCGGCCTTCCACTACGAGGCGGACGGCGCCAACGTGCTGTCGGGCATCCTGCCCCGCAACGACGAAAAGTGCCACCTGGACGGCGAAGGGCGATACGAGAAGCACACCTCCCAGGATTACCCCTCCATCCCCACTCTGGTCCGCCTGCTGGGCAAACACAACATCATTCCCGTCTTTGCCGTCACCAACCACTCGTACACCTACTACAAG AAACTCCAGACGTATTTCCCCATCGCCGAGGTGGGCCTTCTGCAAGAGGACTCCTCCAACATCCTGCAAGTCATGGAGATGGCCTTTAAG AGTATCCGTTCAAAGATGAGCATTCGGGCAGAAGACCGACCCAAGGCTTTCGAGGCTCAGTTCCTGTCCACCGCCGGAAAGGTGGCAGAATACGGCGCCTTTGATTTCAAGCCGGGCGCCATC GGAAAATTCAAGTTGCGTCTCAAAGCCCAGAGGACCATCGACGAGTCGCCCGTCTGCAAGATGGACGTGGACGAAAAAGAGGGACGGATAAGAATCAAACCCACCACCTTCGGCTCGGCCGTCAACGTGAACGCCAGAGTCCTGTGTCCCACTTGCGACTGCGAGAAG TCGGCCGTCCGGAACGCGCCCAGATGCCATGGAAACGGAGACCTGGTGTGTGGGAAATGTCAGTGCCACGATGGCtg GTTGAGCACATTCTGTAACTGTTCGGCCAGCGCTTCGGCCCTGGACACCGGCCTGTGTATTGGTCCGGGATCGACGGAACCTTGCTCGGGTCGGGGGGATTGCCTGGAATGCGGAACTTGCGTCTGCTACAAACCCGACCAGTTTGAAGGACCTTACTGCCAGTACGACCGAACCCAGTGTCAGCGATTCGGCGGCTTCCTTTGCAATG ACCGCGGCTCGTGCGTCATGGGTCGCTGCGTGTGTTCTCAGGGCTGGGAGGGAAATGCCTGTCAGTGTCCCAAGAGCAACCAAACCTGTCTGGACAGCAACGGG GGTGTTTGCAATGGACGTGGGAAATGCCATTGTGGCCTTTGCGAGTGTCCGGAATCGAGTTTTGAAATGTCATCCACCTGTGAGCCAAATTTCCAG GCCACCACGCTGGGGGTGTGCGAGGCTACGCGGAGCTGCGCCCAGTGTCAGGCTTGGAAGACCGGAGAGAAGAAGAACAAGGAGGAGTGTGCCAAGTGTTCCTTCAGAGTCACCATGGTGGAGGAATTAAAAGAAG ccGACAAGGTGCTTCACAAATGCACGTTCCGAGATGAAGAAGACGACTGCACGTACCACTACACGGTGGAAAACTCCAAATTTTCCGCCTCTAAAGATTTGGAGGTCCAGGTTCTCATGAAGAAAG ATTGTCCAGCTGGCAGCCTTCTGTGGCTGCTCCCTCTCCTCTTGTTCCTCTTGTTACTGCTGGCACTTTTGCTCCTCTGCTGCTGGAAATACTGTGCCTGCTGCAAAACCTGCTGCCAG AGCTGCCTGGCCCTGCTGCCTTGCTGCAGGAAAG GCCGCACGGTGGGATTCAAGGAGGACGAGTATCTTCTCCGCCACTCGCTGCTGACCTCGGACCACCTGGACACGCCCATGGTGAGGGCGGGGCTTCTCAAAGGGACCGACGTGGTCCGCTGGAAGGTGACGGATAACGTGCACCGCAGTCCCAACCACCCCCAGGCCTTGATCAAGCCCAACCCTAAAGAAACCA TCGAGTATCCCATCTCCCTGCGGGTCAACAGGCGCTTTTCCGAGAACTTGTCTCGCCCGGACTCCAGAGATGCGGAACAGCTTCGTAAAGAAGTGGCAGATAAC ctTAACGAGGTCTACAAACAAATTCCCGGGGCCCAGAAAATCCAGAAAACTTCCTTTAG AACACAGAGAAATGcagggaaaag GCAGGACTACACCATCTTGGACACAATCCTGTCGGCGCCCCGCAGCAGCTACCCGGAAATTGTCAGGCTGACTGTGAGAAATGTCCAATCGGGACGCTTCAACGAGCTGAAAGTCTTGCCCGGTTACTACACTGTTGCCACAGACAGGG AGGCTACGGGGGTGATCGAATTCCAAGAGGGCGTGGAGTCGCTGGACGTTCACGTGCCTCTCTTCACCAAAGATGAAGACGACGACAAGAAGCAGCTCCTGGTGGAGGCCACCGACGTGCCGCTGGGCATCgccaagattggaaaacgtttGGTCAACATCACCATCATCAAAGAACAcg CCCCCAGCATCTTCTCCTTCCTCCAGCCGTCCTACACCTACAGTCGACACGACGGCGTGGCCAATATTCCCATCGGCCGAGAGATCGTGGAGGACGGACGCACGCAAGTGTCCTACCGCACGCGGGATCTGACGGCCAAGGATAAAAAG gACTACGTGACCGTGGACGGAGACTTGACTTACGGTCCCGGCGAGACTCAGAAGACCGTCCCGGTCCGTCTGTTGGAACTGGGCGAGAAGGACGCCCTCCTGGACGACAGACAAGTCAAGCAATTTGTCATGGACCTCAGTAACCCGCGACAGGGCGCCAAGCTGGGGCGCTACCCGAGGACCACCATCACCATCGCCGATCCGCCAG ATCCCGGCGCTATTATGTTCAAGAGAGGCACCCAAAGCTTCACCACGGCCGATTCATCTTACAGCATCCCGGTGGTGCGCACTCGCAACCGGGACGGCCCGGCCACCGTCAAATGGCGCACAAAGAAGGGCCAGCGGGTGGACCTCTCGGGCACTTTGAAGTTTAACCCCGGAGAGACGGAGAAGACGATCGTGATCGACCCCAGGAGTCACCCGGTTTTGGCTCAGCCCGACTCCTTCCAGTTGGAGCTCCTGGAGCCGAGTAGCAACGCCACCGTGGGAGAAAGGAAAACCACCGTCGTCAATGTTGTGGAAGGAG GCCCCAGGTCTCCCGAGTTAGCCCAGATGCAGCAGAAAGGCTTGGTGTCTCCCAAAAATAGCTTGCCCGGTGGTCGCCTTCTGGCCCCGGGAAACCCCAAGGCCAAGGCAACCGGACCCAGGAGCATCCGCCTCAACTGGGACCCGCCGGCCGGAAACCCCGCGGGGTACAAG GTCAAGTACTGGATTTACGGCGACCCAGAGAAAGATGCTCAGGTCTTGGACGTCAAAACTCCTCACGCCGATCTGACCAATCTGTACCCCTACTGCGACTACGAGATGCGAGTGTCGGCCTACAACGCCTCGGGAAACGGCAATGAGACCGACGTGGTGGCTTGTCAGACTCTGGAAGACG TGCCCGGCGAACCGGGTCGACTGGCCTTCAACGTCATCAGCCCCACGGTCACTCAGATCAGTTGGGCCGAGCCGGCCGAGACCAACGGTGACATCACGGCTTACGAGGTCCTCTACACCCCCATCGACGACGACATGA AGCAAATGGGGGCAGCCAAGAAGGTGAAGATCGACAACCCAAAGAAACGCATGCTCTTGATTGAGAATCTGGTCAATGCCCAGACCTATCAATACAAGGTCCGCGCCAAGAATAGCGTGGGCTGGGGCCCCTATCGGGACGCCACCATCAACTTGGCGTCGCAGCCGGCCAGACCTCTGTCCA TTCCCATCATTCCGGACGTCCCCATCGTGGACGCCGAAGCGGGAGACGAATACGACAGTTACCTGATGTACAGCAACGAGGTGCTGAAGTCTCCCGCCAGCTCCAAGACGCCCAGCATGTCTGGCGATG ATTACACGACCAACGGAAAGTGGGACCAGAACTTCCTTTTCCCGGGCGGTTCGGCCACGCGCAACttgtcgtcgtcctcctcgccCATGTCCTCTTTTAACTCCAACTACAGAGGCGGCTCCTTTAGCACGGAAAACACCACCACCCACTACATGCCAG GAAGCCCTCTCAGAGGCGATATGATGGGCGGAGTCAGCGGAATGCACACGTCGGAGGTGGTGATGAGGAAGCGCTCGGAGAGAAGTTACGGGGAAGAAAACATACGGGACTCCATCGTCATGGGAGACCTAGCCAACAAGTTTGCTGAAATAG GTGCGTACGGCTTGCCGGGGTGGCAGAGTCACTCTCACGGCCAGTTGGGCTACAACCCGTCCGGGGGTCCCAGGGCTAGGACGCAGTCTTCCGAGGTCAACGAAGCCCTGTATGACCTGGAAAGAGTGCTTCAGG AGGCCAGACTTAGCCCCGGGGTCCCCGACACCCCCAGCCGCCTGGTGTTTTCGGCTCTGGGTCCCACCGCCCTGAAAGTCAGTTGGCAGGAGCCCCGTTGCGAGAGGGACATCTCGGGTTACTCGGTGGCGTACCAGCCGCTCAACGGAG GCGAAACCAAGCGCGTCAACGTGACCAACCCGGCGGAGAACTCGGTGATCATCCGGGACCTTCTTCCCAACCACTCCTACCTGTTTAAGGTGAAGGCCCAGAGCCAAGAGGGCTGGGGTCCCGAGAGAGAGGGCGTCATCACCATCGAGTCGGCCGTGGATCCGCGGAGCCCCCTGAGTCCCATGCCAG GTTCCCCCTTCACCCTGAGCACCCCCAGCGCGCCGGGTCCGCTGGTCTTCACGGCGCTGAGCCCCGATTCGCTGCAGCTCAGCTGGGAAAAACCGAGGAAGCCCAACGGAGACATCCTAGGCTACGTGGTCACCTGCGAGCAGCTGCACGGAGGAG cgGACACGCGTTCCTTCCAGGTCGGCGGGGACGGCGCCGAGACCCGTCTGACCGTCCCCGACTTGACGGAGAACATCCCTTACAAGTTCAAAGTCCAGGCTCAGACCACTGTGGGTTTCGGCCCCGAGAGGGAGGGCATCATCACCATCGAGTCTCAGGATGCAG gggCCTTGTCTCAATTTCACAATCAATCCATGACAAGGAGGGAAGTTTTCAACATGCCCAGTGACATGAGCACCATGAGCAGCATCTCGCGCACCATGATCAACGACCCCTTCTTCTCAG ACGGAATgacgaccaccaccaccacgcagCACGTGGAAAGCAGCGGCATGATGAGCCGCCAAGTCACCAAGGAAGTGGTGCAGAGGAGCGTCATGGGTGCTACCGCCGTcagccaaaaaatgttttacgaCTCCTAA